The Megalopta genalis isolate 19385.01 chromosome 12, iyMegGena1_principal, whole genome shotgun sequence genome window below encodes:
- the LOC117220320 gene encoding calcium load-activated calcium channel, giving the protein MWADTILIVFISICTALLGEGLTWLMVYRTEKYQKLKAEVEKQSKKLEKIKEAHGDSLDKQQKKKIEREEERLKNNNRDLSLVKMKSMFAIGFAFTALLSMFNSIFDGRVVARLPFIPISWIQGLSHRNLPGDDYTECSFIFLYILCTMSIRQNIQKMLGFAPSRTASKQSGSIFGPPPQQFK; this is encoded by the exons atGTGGGCAGATACTATTTTAATAGTGTTTATCAGTATTTGTACTGCTTTGCTAGGAGAAG GTTTAACATGGCTAATGGTTTATCGAACAGAAAAGTATCAAAAATTGAAGGCTGAGGTggaaaaacaaagtaaaaagt TGGAAAAGATAAAAGAGGCGCATGGCGATTCATTGGAcaaacagcaaaagaaaaagatAGAACGAGAGGAGGAGAGATTAAAAAACAACAATAGGGACTTGTCTCTTGTGAAAATGAAATCAATGTTTGCAATTGGATTTGCATTCACAGCTCTTTTGAGTATGTTTAACAGCATTTTCGATGGCAGAGTTGTGGCAAGGTTGCCTTTTATTCCGATCAGTTGGATACAAGGTTTGTCACATAGGAACCTTCCTGGCGATGATTACACAGAATGTTCATTTATCTTCCTTTACATACTTTGTACAATGAGCATAAGACAG AATATTCAAAAAATGCTTGGATTTGCACCATCCAGAACTGCAAGCAAACAAAGTGGAAGCATCTTTGGTCCTCCACCACAGCAATTTAAATAA
- the LOC117220317 gene encoding DNA (cytosine-5)-methyltransferase PliMCI, which produces MISAITANTESYETEKQTQIDDTGRHQIPINDHVNKENKNTVNEATTVPEVNKDRKKLRSGKYVNTDITSLHRVNGNVNKNASPKQKNQSKKPTKRKSNAAEELEAKTPMLEQKEKTLGNCDKLENELNHEQVDSSDDLESNTLKKTKTEECNVNADESKPLHQKPINIHQKCEYCCQNLNSPDLKIYPGHPNGAVDELIGLTDPKLSLFTGEEATVYEGDERPQNKLTDFCVYDKNGHLCAFDTGLVEKNVILYFSGFMKPIYEENACPEGGVPTKDMGPINEWWVSGFDGGELALVGFTTAFAEYILMEPAEAYTPFMDSVKEKIYMSKIVIEFLLDEINPSYEDLLNKLQTIVPPKGLSRFTEDSLLRYAQFICDQVISFDASARPEDPLLITNPCMRALVTLAGVTLNKRIALRRIQPRDQKKKIGWTKATTTKLVKNMFETFFSEQLATNNEKDVSGPKRHRCGVCETCQQPDCGACTACKDMIKFGGSGKSKQACNKRRCPNMAIQEADDSDQEDDEVNDALMENTKITQKMILKEFKHVEKEITWIGEQIIDDGRRTFYKSVMVVDEEIKINDFVLIESNDPTVPLQIAKVMYMWEDKTGAKLCHANWFRRGSDTVLGETSDPLEVFLLDECDNVPFTSVKSKATVIYKASPQNWNELGNADLLPEDEIQNKDGKTFFYQKRYTPETARFEDPPPDPVCQRKEISHRFCPACVRFTTLQCYYTPKVFDKEEEKNSKEVTYNVVKYKGEEFRVGSAVFISPTALKYKYTSTYHISSKIKKGKVDEDMYPEYYRKSSDHVKGSNYDTPEPFHIGYINSIYATTNNKLVASSDIWIKINKMYRPENTHKGLTLMHQIDLNMVYWSDEVCSVKFSEVVGKCYLACSENLDGSVEEWTAGGPNRFYFSQAYNAIEKTFVDPPNRALNIGKPGKGKGKSKCKNKTFENNDAKKMIDKAVDYCSVPKKLKTLDVFAGCGGLSEGLRQAGIVDNRWAIEREEPAACAYRLNNPDTTVFCEDCNVLLQKVMNGDVFDNSGQRLPQKGEVELLCGGPPCQGFSGMNRFNSRQYSLFKNSLVVSCLSYCDYYRPKYFIMENVRNFVSFKRSMVLKLTLRCLVRMGYQCTFGILQAGNYGIPQTRRRLIILAAAPGETLPKYPEPTHVFSKRACQLSVIVDNKKYSSNCDWTESAPYRTISVRDAMSDLPNIRNGWSKEEMAYGDEPTSHFQRKVRRKEPDAILQDHICKDMAPLVEARIAHIPIASGSDWRDLPNIAVRLGDGTYSKKLEYTHHDKKAGKSSTGAFRGVCSCCAGKACDPMARQYNTLIPWCLPHTGNRHNHWAGLYGRLEWDGFFGTTITNPEPMGKQGRVLHPEQTRVVSVRECARSQGFPDSFRFYGNILDKHRQIGNAVPPPLGAALGFEIRKCLTTESTEQLEKKLNGFSD; this is translated from the exons ATGATATCGGCTATCACAGCAAACACTGAGAGTTACGAGACAGAAAAACAAACACAGATTGACGATACAGGAAGGCATCAAATTCCAATAAATGATCACGTTAATAAGGAAAACAAGAATACAG TGAACGAAGCAACAACAGTTCCAGAAGTAAATAAAGATAGAAAGAAGCTTCGTAGTGGAAAATATGTAAATACAGATATTACAAGTTTGCACAGAGTTAATGGGAATGTTAATAAAAATGCATCACCTAAGCAAAAGAATCAATCTAAGAAACCTACCAAAAGAAAAAGTAATGCAGCTGAAGAATTGGAAGCCAAAACTCCTATGCTGgagcaaaaagaaaaaacgtTAGGAAATTGTGATAAGCTTGAAAATGAATTGAACCATGAACAAGTAGATTCTAGCGATGATCTTGAGAGCAATACTCTTAAGAAGACTAAGACGGAGGAGTGCAATGTGAATGCGGATGAATCAAAACCATTGCATCAAAAACCTATTAATATACATCAAAAATGTGAATATTGTTGTCAAAACCTGAACAGCCCTGATTTAAAGATATATCCAGGTCATCCCAATGGAGCAGTAGATGAACTTATCGGGCTAACAGATCCCAAATTATCTTTATTTACAGGAGAGGAAGCTACAGTTTATGAAGGTGATGAGAGACCACAGAATAAGTTAACTGACTTTTG TGTATATGATAAGAATGGACACTTGTGTGCTTTTGACACCGGCCTGGTTGAGAAAAATGTAATACTTTATTTTTCTGGTTTTATGAAACCTATTTATGAGGAAAATGCATGTCCAGAGGGTGGTGTGCCTACTAAAGATATGGGACCAATAAATGAATGGTGGGTATCAGGTTTTGATGGTGGAGAACTAGCTCTTGTAGGATTTACAACAGCATTTGCTGAATATATATTGATGGAACCTGCTGAAGCATATACACCATTCATGGATTcagtaaaagaaaaaatttatATGAGTAAAATAGTTATAGAATTCTTATTGGATGAGATTAATCCTTCCTATGAagatttattgaataaattacag ACGATAGTCCCTCCAAAGGGATTGTCTAGATTTACAGAAGATTCTTTATTAAGATATGCTCAGTTTATCTGTGATCAAGTCATTTCCTTTGATGCATCAGCAAGACCTGAGGATCCTTTATTAATTACAAATCCATGTATGAGAGCATTAGTAACACTTGCGGGTGTAACATTAAATAAACGAATTGCACTGCGTAGAATACAGCCAAGAGATCAAAAGAAGAAAATTGGATGGACAAAAGCTACAACTACAAAATTAGTTAAAAAtatgtttgaaacatttttctctGAACAATTGGCTACAAATAACGAAAAAGATGTATCT GGTCCTAAGAGACATAGATGTGGAGTCTGTGAAACTTGCCAACAACCAGATTGCGGAGCCTGTACTGCTTGTAAGGATATGATTAAGTTTGGTGGATCTGGAAAGAGCAAACAAGCTTGTAATAAAAGAAGATGTCCGAACATGGCCATTCAA GAAGCTGACGATTCAGACCAAGAAGATGACGAGGTTAACGACGCACTAATGGAAAATACAAAGATTACACAGAAAATGATTCTGAAAGAATTCAAACATGTTGAAAAAGAAATCACGTGGATTGGAGAACAAATTATTGATGATGGACGTAGAACATTTTATAAGTCAGTTATGGTTGTTGATGAAGAGATAAAAATAAATGACTTTGTATTAATTGAATCGAACGATCCTACCGTACCATTGCAAATAGCTAAAGTCATGTATATGTGGGAGGACAAAACTGGGGCAAAACTATGTCATGCGAATTGGTTTAGAAGAGGCAGTGACACTGTACTTGGCGAAACATCAGACCCATTAGAAGTATTTTTACTTGACGAATGCGATAATGTTCCATTCACTTCTGTGAAATCTAAAGCTACCGTCATTTATAAAGCTAGTCCACAGAATTGGAACGAATTAG GAAACGCAGATTTACTACCAGAagatgaaatacaaaataaagATGGAAAAACTTTCTTTTACCAAAAGCGATATACGCCTGAAACTGCTCGTTTTGAGGATCCTCCTCCTGATCCAGTCTGCCAACGAAAAGAAATTAGCCACCGATTTTGTCCTGCTTGTGTACGATTCACAACATTACAATGTTATTATACGCCAAAG GTCTTTGAcaaagaagaagagaagaacAGTAAAGAAGTAACATATAATGTTGTTAAATACAAAGGGGAGGAATTTAGAGTTGGTTCTGCTGTATTCATTTCGCCTACAGCTTTAAAATACAAATATACGTCTACATATCACATTAGTTCAAAGATAAAGAAAGGGAAGGTTGATGAGGATATGTATCCAGAATACTATAGAAAATCTTCTGATCACGTGAAGGGTTCAAATTATGATACACCTGAACCCTTCCACATCGGTTACATTAACTCGATATACGCAACAACCAATAATAAATTAGTTGCTTCGTCCGATATATGGATTAAAATAAACAAGATGTATCGACCAGAAAATACACACAAAGGTCTTACATTAATGCATCAAATTGATCTTAATATGGTGTATTGGAGCGATGAAG TTTGCAGCGTTAAATTTTCGGAGGTGGTAGGTAAATGTTATTTGGCTTGTTCAGAAAATTTAGATGGATCTGTGGAGGAATGGACCGCAGGTGGTCCAAATcgtttttacttttctcaaGCTTATAATGCAATAGAAAAAACATTCGTTGATCCTCCAAATCGTGCTTTGAATATTGGGAAACCAGGAAAGGGAAAAGGAAAATCAAAGTGCAAAAATAAAACATTCGAGAACAATgatgctaaaaaaatgattgacAAAGCAGTAGATTACTGTAGTGTGCcaaaaaaattgaaaacgtTGGATGTGTTTGCTGGTTGCGGCG GATTATCCGAGGGACTGCGACAAGCTGGTATCGTAGATAATCGTTGGGCGATTGAGAGAGAAGAACCAGCTGCATGTGCGTATCGGCTCAATAATCCTGATACAACTGTTTTTTGCGAAGACTGCAATGTACTTCTGCAGAAAGTTATGAAT GGTGACGTTTTTGACAATAGTGGTCAACGTTTACCTCAAAAAGGAGAAGTAGAATTATTATGTGGTGGACCACCATGCCAAGGCTTCAGTGGCATGAACCGATTCAATTCGCGGCAATATTCGTTATTTAAAAACTCGTTGGTAGTGTCATGTTTATCTTATTGTGACTACTATAGACCGAAATACTTTATCATGGAGAATGTTAGAAACTTCGTGTCCTTTAAAAGAAGTATGGTTCTCAAATTGACATTGAGATGTCTTGTTCGAATGGGTTATCAGTGTACATTTGGTATTTTACAAGCCGGTAATTATGGCATTCCACAAACTAGAAGGAG ACTAATAATATTAGCTGCTGCACCTGGAGAAACACTGCCAAAATACCCAGAGCCGACTCACGTGTTCAGCAAACGAGCGTGTCAATTAAGCGTTATTGTTGATAATAAAAAA tatTCATCTAATTGTGATTGGACGGAATCAGCACCGTACAGGACAATTAGTGTCCGTGATGCGATGTCTGATCTACCTAATATTAGGAACGGTTGGAGTAAAGAAGAGATGGCCTATGGGGACGAGCCAACGTCTCACTTTCAAAGAAAG GTAAGACGTAAAGAACCAGATGCTATACTGCAGGATCATATTTGTAAAGACATGGCACCCCTAGTTGAGGCGCGAATAGCGCATATTCCAATCGCAAGCGGATCTGATTGGCGAGATTTACCAAACATTGCGGTACGTCTAGGTGATGGAACGTATTCCAAAAAATT AGAATATACTCATCACGATAAAAAAGCTGGTAAAAGTTCCACTGGAGCATTTCGTGGTGTCTGCAGCTGTTGTGCAGGCAAAGCTTGTGACCCGATGGCTAGACAATACAATACCTTAATTCCATGGTGTTTACCTCACACTGGAAATCGTCATAATCACTGGGCTGGGTTATATGGTCGATTGGAATGGGATGGTTTTTTTGGTACTACGATTACTAACCCTGAGCCTATGGGCAAACAAGGCCGCGTTTTACATCCTGAACAAACCAGAGTTGTAAGCGTAAGAGAATGCGCCAGATCACAAGGTTTTCCAGATTCTTTCCGCTTTTATGGAAACATACTTGATAAACATCGCCAAATTGGCAATGCCGTACCGCCGCCGTTAGGTGCTGCACTTGGCTTTGAGATTAGAAAATGTTTAACAACCGAGAGCACCGAGCAATTAGAGAAAAAACTAAACGGTTTTAGCGACTGA